In Miscanthus floridulus cultivar M001 chromosome 5, ASM1932011v1, whole genome shotgun sequence, one genomic interval encodes:
- the LOC136454673 gene encoding probable metal-nicotianamine transporter YSL11, which yields MEQVFADKPVQSWREQLTVRAFVVGFILAILFSIIIMKLNLTTGVIPLLNVSASLLGFFLICLWTKAIESMGLLKQPFTRQENTFIQTCVVFAYGLAFSSKTPKVLKLRPNPT from the coding sequence ATGGAGCAGGTGTTCGCGGACAAGCCCGTGCAATCGTGGCGGGAGCAGCTAACGGTGCGCGCCTTCGTGGTGGGGTTCATCCTCGCCATCTTGTTCAGCATCATCATAATGAAGCTAAATCTCACCACCGGCGTCATCCCCTTGCTCAACGTCTCCGCCAGCCTTCTTGGCTTCTTCCTCATCTGCCTCTGGACAAAAGCAATTGAGAGCATGGGCTTGCTGAAGCAGCCCTTTACGCGACAGGAGAACACCTTCATCCAGACCTGCGTCGTCTTCGCATATGGCCTCGCCTTTAGTAGTAAAACCCCCAAGGTGCTAAAACTCCGGCCAAATCCAACTTAG